One Dictyoglomus thermophilum H-6-12 DNA window includes the following coding sequences:
- the gyrA gene encoding DNA gyrase subunit A — MAEKNKIILVGLEREMESSYLDYAMSVIVGRALPDARDGLKPVQRRIIYSMYESGILHNRPYRKSAHVVGNVLGRYHPHGDAAVYEALVRMAQDFSFRYPLIDGHGNFGSIDGDEPAAMRYTEVRLSPIASELIADIEKDVVDFIPNYDNSLKEPVVLPTKIPQLLMNGSSGIAVGMATNIPPHNLGELIDALLYLIEKPEAEIEELLNFIKGPDFPTGGTIIGTKGIRESYLTGKGKLIVRGKIAIEETKKGDKNIIIKEIPYMVNKSNLLTQIAELVQERKITGIKDLRDESDRHGIRVVIELKKDVDPQIVINQLYKHTQLQTTFGVIMLAILDGQPKVFNLKELLNIFLEHRKNVVTRRTKYDLEKARARAHILEGLLIALDHLDEVIAIIRQSENAEKAREKLMLKFKLTQIQAQAILDMRLHQLTRLEKEKLLEEMNQIKENIAQLEKILKDEKELWRVISEELKEIKRKYADERKTLIEEEEKSDITIEDILPDNPEVVCITQDSYIKRLPLSTYQLQRRGGKGLNTLANNNDDVITSFVVTSTRSTLFLFSNKGKVYALKTYELDETSRQSKGVPIKEYLNIDNDEKITEIISVNEFPKNLYFFFVTSKGIVKKTSIEEFENVRKSGIYAIKLGEEDYLVNVFLTSGNDEIMIFTKKGNAIRFHEKDVREMGRIAQGVIGIKLRKDDSVIGGVIFKESKQIVLVTTYGIGKRVNPNEFSVQKRGGMGVRAIKITPKTGDLVGVKNVSENDEILISTKRGQIIRIPVNNIPILSRNSQGVKLVKLNEDDYVVSIDLVENEA; from the coding sequence ATGGCTGAAAAAAACAAGATTATCTTAGTTGGTTTAGAGAGAGAGATGGAGAGTTCCTACCTAGATTACGCCATGAGCGTAATTGTGGGTAGGGCTTTGCCCGATGCAAGGGACGGTTTAAAACCTGTACAAAGAAGAATCATATACTCAATGTATGAGTCAGGAATACTTCATAACAGACCCTATAGAAAAAGTGCTCACGTTGTAGGTAATGTATTAGGAAGATATCATCCTCATGGAGACGCAGCAGTTTACGAAGCTCTAGTAAGAATGGCCCAGGATTTCTCCTTTAGATATCCCCTTATAGACGGTCATGGTAACTTTGGTTCCATAGATGGAGACGAACCTGCAGCAATGAGGTATACTGAAGTAAGGCTATCTCCAATAGCCTCTGAACTAATAGCAGATATAGAAAAAGATGTAGTTGATTTTATACCCAACTATGACAACTCTTTAAAAGAGCCTGTAGTACTTCCCACCAAAATACCTCAACTTTTAATGAATGGATCTTCGGGAATTGCCGTAGGAATGGCAACAAATATCCCGCCACACAATTTAGGGGAATTGATAGATGCTCTTTTATATCTCATAGAAAAACCTGAGGCAGAAATAGAAGAACTTCTTAACTTCATAAAAGGGCCTGATTTCCCTACTGGTGGAACAATAATTGGTACTAAAGGAATCAGGGAAAGTTATTTAACAGGTAAAGGAAAATTAATAGTAAGAGGAAAAATAGCAATTGAGGAAACCAAAAAGGGTGATAAAAATATAATAATCAAAGAAATACCATATATGGTAAACAAATCAAACCTGCTTACTCAGATAGCAGAATTAGTCCAAGAAAGGAAGATAACTGGAATAAAAGATCTAAGAGACGAATCTGACAGACATGGAATAAGAGTTGTTATTGAACTCAAGAAGGACGTTGATCCCCAAATTGTTATAAATCAGCTATACAAACATACCCAACTTCAAACAACTTTTGGAGTTATAATGCTTGCCATATTAGATGGACAACCAAAAGTATTCAACTTAAAAGAACTACTCAATATATTCCTTGAGCATAGGAAAAATGTAGTTACAAGAAGAACTAAGTATGACTTAGAAAAAGCAAGAGCAAGAGCTCATATATTAGAAGGTCTACTCATAGCTCTTGACCACCTTGATGAAGTAATTGCCATTATTAGGCAGTCAGAAAATGCAGAAAAAGCAAGAGAAAAATTAATGCTTAAATTTAAGTTAACCCAAATTCAAGCTCAAGCAATATTAGATATGAGATTGCATCAACTCACAAGACTTGAGAAAGAAAAACTATTAGAAGAGATGAACCAAATAAAAGAAAATATTGCACAACTTGAAAAGATATTAAAAGATGAAAAGGAACTTTGGCGTGTTATTTCTGAAGAGCTAAAAGAGATAAAAAGAAAATATGCAGATGAAAGAAAAACTCTAATTGAGGAAGAAGAAAAAAGTGATATTACTATTGAAGATATACTTCCTGACAATCCCGAGGTAGTATGTATAACTCAAGATAGTTATATAAAGAGACTTCCTTTATCTACATATCAGTTGCAAAGAAGAGGAGGAAAAGGCTTAAACACTCTTGCCAATAATAATGATGATGTAATAACTTCCTTTGTAGTAACATCTACAAGAAGTACGCTTTTCCTATTTAGCAACAAAGGTAAAGTCTACGCTCTAAAGACTTACGAATTAGATGAAACCTCAAGACAAAGTAAAGGTGTACCTATAAAAGAATATCTAAATATAGATAACGATGAAAAGATAACAGAAATTATATCTGTTAATGAATTTCCTAAGAATCTTTATTTCTTCTTTGTAACCTCCAAAGGAATTGTCAAAAAGACTAGTATAGAAGAATTTGAAAATGTAAGAAAATCAGGAATATATGCTATAAAGCTTGGAGAAGAAGATTACTTAGTAAATGTATTTCTTACCTCAGGAAATGATGAGATAATGATATTCACTAAAAAAGGTAATGCCATAAGATTCCACGAAAAAGATGTAAGAGAGATGGGTAGAATAGCTCAAGGAGTTATAGGTATAAAACTAAGAAAAGATGACTCTGTAATAGGAGGGGTAATATTCAAAGAGTCTAAACAAATAGTACTCGTAACCACATATGGAATTGGAAAAAGAGTTAACCCTAATGAGTTTTCAGTACAAAAAAGAGGTGGTATGGGAGTAAGAGCAATAAAAATAACCCCTAAAACAGGAGATCTTGTAGGAGTTAAAAATGTGTCAGAAAATGATGAAATACTAATAAGTACAAAAAGGGGTCAAATCATAAGAATTCCTGTTAATAATATTCCTATACTCTCAAGAAATTCTCAAGGAGTAAAACTAG